In bacterium, a single window of DNA contains:
- the purE gene encoding 5-(carboxyamino)imidazole ribonucleotide mutase has product MTTAAARVAVLMGSDSDWEVMKGAVDRLRAFGIGCEVHVMSAHRTPARVTEYVSDAPRRGIAVFIAGAGAAAHLAGVVAAHTTRPVIGVPLDATSLRGLDALLSTVQMPSGMPVATVAVGGAENAGILAAQILAVGDAELAAKLDRFKQDMAAKVAEKDAKLQAKL; this is encoded by the coding sequence ATGACGACAGCAGCGGCACGCGTGGCGGTGTTGATGGGCAGCGACAGCGACTGGGAGGTGATGAAGGGCGCCGTCGACCGCCTGCGGGCGTTCGGCATCGGCTGCGAGGTGCACGTCATGTCGGCGCACCGGACGCCGGCCCGGGTGACCGAATACGTCAGCGACGCGCCGCGGCGCGGCATCGCGGTGTTCATCGCCGGCGCCGGGGCCGCCGCGCACCTCGCCGGCGTCGTCGCCGCGCACACGACGCGGCCGGTGATCGGCGTGCCGCTCGACGCCACCAGCCTGCGCGGCCTCGATGCGCTGCTCTCGACGGTGCAGATGCCGAGCGGCATGCCGGTGGCCACCGTCGCCGTCGGCGGCGCCGAGAACGCCGGCATCCTGGCGGCCCAGATCCTCGCCGTCGGCGACGCCGAGCTGGCGGCCAAGCTGGATCGGTTCAAGCAGGACATGGCGGCGAAAGTGGCGGAGAAGGACGCCAAGCTGCAGGCCAAACTCTGA